A stretch of DNA from Dethiosulfovibrio salsuginis:
TGGTAACCGCTCTGGGCGGACTCCTGTCCGTTCCGGTGGTGGAATCCCACAAGGCCGACGTCAACCTGGTCTCAGCCTAGGGAGTTTTTGCGATGATAGAGAGGAGGTGAAAACGTGAAAACAGTGAAGATGATCTTCGGAAAGGTCGACGGAACCAAGACCAGCCTCTCCCTCCGCTACGCCAAGGACGACCTCACCGAGGCCCAGGTTCGAGGTGCCATGCAGGCGGTTATAGACAACGACGCTCTCACCGCCGGTGTGGTGTCCATCGTCGGGGCGGAGCTGATCGACAGAACGGTAACCGACATAATCGTCTAGAAAAGGAGGTCCTGATAGTGGAAGAGCTACTGGCCAGCGTGGCCCAAAACGGCTTCTCCATAGCGGTAGCGGCCTATCTGCTGATCCGCATGGAAAGCCGGGTCGAAAGCCTCAGCCAGGCCATACAGGAACTGAGACTAGCCATAGTGGAGAGCAGAGTTGAATAACCGTGTATCCCTCTCTCCCCATTTCAGGCTAGACGAGTTTCAGTGCCCCTGCTGTCTCACCGTACGCCTCCAGCCGGAACTTCTCCACCGGTTGGAGGCCCTCAGGGGCCGATGGGGCCCTGTGAGGATAACCAGCGGCTATCGCTGCCCCAGCCACAACCGAGAGGTCGGAGGGGTGGAGAACAGCCGCCACATGGTAGGGGCCGCCGCCGACGTTGCGGTCGCCCAGCAGCGACAAAGGTCCTTTTGCCTTCTGGCAACAGAGGAAGGGTTTAGCTCGGTGATCCCCTACGGGAGCCGAGGATTCGTCCACCTAGCGGTGGACCTTTAAGGGAGGTTTAGTAGTTATGAGTACAGGTTACACAGTGGAAAGCAATGGAATGGACAGAACTACCGTCTCTTTTTATCGTTTTGCCCCTCTGGTTCGGAGCGTCGCCCGTCGTTATGCCGGACGAGGGGCCGATCTTGACGACCTGATCTCCCAAGCGTCCTGCGACGTTCTGGAGCTTATCCTTAGCTGCCCGGAGGATAAATCCATGGCTCTCCATCTGTCTCAAAACCTCCCCGGCAAGGTCCGGGACGCAGCGGCGAAGCTCAGAAGGCAAGCGGACCACGGCAGCATAGAGGAACTGGCCGAGTCGGGCTACGAACCGGAAGACCTGAGGCCCAACTACACTCCCGAGCTTCTTCTTGCGGGAATTCCCATAGAGCCCGACGACTTCCTCCTGGTGGAGGATCTACTCTACGGCCTGACCCAAGCGGAGATAGCCAAAGACCTGGGCTGCTCCCAACAGAACGTCAGCTACATGATAAAGAAGCTTCGGACCAAGCTACATAAACACCTGAACTGATAGACGAACACAGCCCAGCGAACTCAGCCATAGCAAGCCGCAAGCCCACCGAGAGATCGGTGGGCTTTTTCTTTGAGAGAGCCCCTAGGGAAAGGGGATTTTCCTTGACTAGAGGTGGGGTGAGTAATAAAATTGCTCATAAGCTGTCCAGTCCATATTCGGCAGGGAGAACGTCCGCTTCTACGGCGGAGGAATCCCCAATGTCTTCTGCGAAGATGACAGCCTGTCGGAGGAGAGGGTTAGGAAGCTGATCTGCTATAACCGAGAGTCTTAGAACTAAGGGCAGAGTGTCGCTATTTGGTGTGGGATGGGGCGCACTCTGTTTTGTCGAAAAATTAGT
This window harbors:
- a CDS encoding DUF2922 domain-containing protein; this encodes MKTVKMIFGKVDGTKTSLSLRYAKDDLTEAQVRGAMQAVIDNDALTAGVVSIVGAELIDRTVTDIIV
- a CDS encoding YvrJ family protein yields the protein MEELLASVAQNGFSIAVAAYLLIRMESRVESLSQAIQELRLAIVESRVE
- a CDS encoding D-Ala-D-Ala carboxypeptidase family metallohydrolase, encoding MNNRVSLSPHFRLDEFQCPCCLTVRLQPELLHRLEALRGRWGPVRITSGYRCPSHNREVGGVENSRHMVGAAADVAVAQQRQRSFCLLATEEGFSSVIPYGSRGFVHLAVDL
- a CDS encoding sigma-70 family RNA polymerase sigma factor, with the translated sequence MSTGYTVESNGMDRTTVSFYRFAPLVRSVARRYAGRGADLDDLISQASCDVLELILSCPEDKSMALHLSQNLPGKVRDAAAKLRRQADHGSIEELAESGYEPEDLRPNYTPELLLAGIPIEPDDFLLVEDLLYGLTQAEIAKDLGCSQQNVSYMIKKLRTKLHKHLN